One part of the Vicia villosa cultivar HV-30 ecotype Madison, WI linkage group LG6, Vvil1.0, whole genome shotgun sequence genome encodes these proteins:
- the LOC131614681 gene encoding uncharacterized protein LOC131614681 codes for MLAYGSAADIVDEYVRIGESTSIECLQRFVQGVNVVFGAEYLRKPNNTDVEHLLQMGESHGIYPEWATFVKTISMPQGEKKKLFAQHQESARKDVERAFGVLQSRFAIIRGPARAWHMDTLKHTIYACIILHNMTVEDERHTYGGNFDYSYDNVDDNNSTTETFSGPHPNLATRLQRRASIREKQVHRQLQGDLVEYIWERFGHFDDEI; via the exons ATGTTGGCGTATGGGTCTGCTGCTGACATTGTAGACGAATATGTTCGAATCGGTGAAAGCACTTCAATTGAGTGCTTACAAAGATTCGTTCAGGGCGTGAATGTTGTATTTGGGGCTGAGTATTTGAGAAAGCCTAACAACACTGATGTTGAACATCTTTTACAAATGGGAGAGTCAC ATGGTATATATCCCGAGTGGGCTACATTTGTCAAGACCATTTCAATGCCACagggagaaaagaaaaagttatttGCTCAACATCAAGAATCAGCTAGAAAAGATGTGGAGCGGGCATTTGGAGTGCTTCAATCTCGATTTGCAATTATACGTGGCCCAGCACGTGCCTGGCACATGGACACCCTCAAGCATACCATATATGCATGCATaatattacacaacatgactGTTGAAGACGAACGACATACATATGGAGGTAATTTTGATTACTCTTATGATAATGTGGATGACAACAACTCAACAACCGAAACATTTAGCGGTCCTCATCCGAATCTTGCAACAAGACTACAAAGAAGAGCAAGTATTCGAGAAAAACAAGTTCATCGTCAACTTCAAGGAGATTTAGTCGAGTATATTTGGGAACGTTTTGGACATTTTGATGATgaaatttaa